The Geomonas agri genome contains the following window.
CTGAAGGACCCGCCGCTTTTGTACCGGTGGCGGTCGAAATAATTGTTTAGGGCAGGATCAGTTGGGAATGCTGCATTGCGGATTTGCAGATTTGGGCATTTGAAAATCTATGGGAGGGACGATGTCGTCACGAGTACTGGCAGTATGGAGCCCGGAGGATGCACAGTTCTGGGAGGAGCAGGGTAAGGCCACCGCGTATCGGAATTTATGGATCTCGATCCCGGCCCTCTTCCTTTCCTTCGCTGTCTGGATGGTCTGGAGCGTGGTGGTGGTGAACCTGCAGTCGATAGGTTTCGCCTTCGACGCGGACAAGCTGTTCTGGCTAGCGGCACTGCCGGGGCTCTCCGGTGCGACGCTGCGCATCTTCTATTCCTTCATGGTCCCCATCTTCGGCGGCAGGACCTGGACCACCATCAGCACCGCATCGCTTCTCATCCCGGCAGTCGGCATCGGCTTCGCGGTGCGCGATCCGAACACAAGCTACAGCACCATGCTGCTGCTGGCGTTTTTGTGCGGCCTGGGCGGCGGCAACTTCGCCTCCAGCATGTCCAACATCAGCTTCTTCTTTCCGAAGGCACTCAAGGGGACGGCTCTCGGATTGAATGCGGGCCTTGGCAACCTTGGCGTGAGCGCGATGCAGTACTTGGTGCCGCTGGTCATCACCGGGGGCATGTTCGGCGCACTGTGCGGCGACCCGCAGGTCTGTGTCGTCAAGGGGGTCTCCACCTCGGTCTGGATGCAGAACGCGGGCTTCGTCTGGGTCCCCTTCATCATCCTCGCCACCCTGGCTGCCTGGTTCGGCATGAACGACATCTCCGACGCCAAGGCCTCCTTCAAGGAGCAGTCGGTCATCTTCAAGCGCAAGCATAACTGGATCATGTGCTGGCTCTACCTGGGCACCTTCGGTTCGTTCATCGGCTATTCAGCAGGGCTGCCGCTGTTGATCAAATCGCAGTTCCCGACTATCAACCCCATGCAGTACGCTTTCCTGGGCCCCCTGGTCGGGGCGCTGTTCCGGCCGGTAGGGGGCTGGATCGCCGACAAGCTGGGTGGGGCACGGGTCACCTTCTGGAATTTCGTCGCCATGACCGCCGCTGGCTTCGGTGTGCTGCACTATCTCCCAAGCCAGGGGAACCCGGGCAACTTCTGGGGCTTTCTCGCCATGTTCATCCTGTTGTTCGTTACCACGGGTATAGGCAACGGTTCGACCTTCCGGATGATCCCGGTGATCTTCCTGACCGAGCGGCAGCGTGCGGCGGGTGACGTAAGGCGTGAGGCTCAAGCCAAGGCTGCGGCCGAGGCGGGAAAGGAAGCAGCGGCCGTTCTCGGCTTCTGCTCTGCGTTTGCGGCCTACGGGGCCTTCTTCATCCCCAAAGCCTTCGGCAGCTCCATAACCCATACCGGCGGGCCGCAGGCGGCACTCTACGGCTTTCTCGCCTTCTACCTGAGCTGTATCGTGCTCACTTGGTACTGGTATTCACGCAAAAATGCGGAGATGCCCTGCTAGAGAGGATGCCTGGGACAGCACCGGGAAATTGTGGTATCTTCTCCCGGTGCCTGAAAGCGCAAGTTTGCAACAACACTGAAGGTCCGTGGAGGCTGATCCGCCGGACCACCAGAGGGTGACATGATCCTGGAACTTCTGATACCGATGTTGTTGTGCACCCTGCTGGTCGCGGTCCTCTACTCGTGCGTCGGGCACGGCGGTGCATCGGGGTACATCGCTGTGCTGGCGCTTTTCAGCGTGGCGCCCGAGGTCTTCAAACCCACCGCACTGACCCTGAATCTCCTGGTGGCGGGGATCGCCACCTTCTCCTTTGCCCGCGCCGGGCACTTCTCGTGGCGCCTGTTCTGGCCCTTTGCGGTGACCTCGATCCCGTTCAGCTTTCTGGGTGGCTACCTCACCCTCCCCTCCCACATCTACCGGCCGCTCGTCGGCATGGTGCTGCTTCTCTCGGCATCGCGACTGCTGATGCAAAAAAACCAGACTCCCGAGCGCACCACTCCCCCTGCCACCGCGACCGCCATGGTCATCGGCGCCGCACTCGGGCTTTTATCCGGGCTCACCGGGGTCGGGGGCGGCATCTTCCTGAGTCCGCTCTTGTTGTTGTGCAAGTGGGGTGAGCCGAGGGAGGTCTCGGCAGTGGCAGCGCTCTTTATTCTGGTCAATTCAGGGGCGGGATTGCTGGGGCATTTGAGCGGGGTGCAGGCGATACCGAGTTACGCGCCGTTCATGGCCGGCAGCGCGCTGCTAGGGGGCGTGATCGGCTCGCTTCTTGGAAGCCGCCACCTCCCCGTCCCCACCATCATGCGGGTCCTCTCCCTCGTCCTCGCCATCGCCGGATTCAAGTTACTGCTAGTCTGAGGTCTGACAGGGGGCCCCTCTCCTCTTGAGAGAAGGTGGCCGGAGACCGGGTGAGAGGTGATGTCAGATGGCATCATGTCATCCCTTTGCCAGGCCCTCACCCCTGCCCCTCTCCCGGAGGGCGAGGGGAGTGGACCTACGGATCGGTCGGATGGTTGGCCAATTTAAAAACTACGTCCCCCGACTCTCCCTCTCCCCCCGGGAGAGGGTCGGGGTGAGGGCGATGCTACAAGCGATGCTTTAAAAAAACCGCACTAAACCGTTCTTAGAACATAAAAACCAGGAAGAGCACCCCAATGATGATGCGGTAGATGCCGAAGGGGATGAAGGTGTGGGTGGTGACGAACTTCAGCAGTGCCTTGATGCCGATGACGCCGAAGATGAAAGAGGTAACGAAACCTACCGCAATGTTCTCCCAGTCCCCCATGTGGAACACAGTGTAGTTCTTGTAGACGTCGTAGCAGGTGGCAGCCAGCATGGTGGGAAGGGCCAGCAGGAAGGAAAATTCGGTGGCATCTTTCCGATCAAGTCCGCACAGCAACCCGCCCATGATGGTAGCGCCGGAACGCGAGACGCCCGGCACCATGGAGATGCACTGCACGAGGCCGATGGAGAAGGCCTGCTTGTAGCTGATCTCTTCCAGGGTGTGGGTTGTCGCCGGCCGGTCCTTCATCCAAAACTCAATGACGATAAAGGCGACACCGCCGGCGATGAGCATGTAGCTCACCAGTGAAGGCTGGAAGAGCGACTTAACCAGCTTGTACAGCAGAAATCCTATGGTGCCGGTGGGAAGGAAGGCAAAACAAACCTTCTTGAGCAGATCGGGGCGTGCAAGAAGCTGCTTGCGGTACACCTCGACCACGGCAAGCATCGCCCCCAGTTGGATGACTACTTCGAAAACCTTGTGCGTCTCAGACTGCTGCAGTTTTAACAGCGCCGACGCCAGGATCAGATGCCCAGTGGAAGAAACGGGAAGGAACTCGCTCAACCCCTCCACGATACCAAGTACTATCGCCTCAAAAATGCCCACGGACACACTCCTTGCTACTGCGCTAGTTTAAGTGGGCTAAGATACCCGATCAATGGGGCATTGTAAAGCCGAACCATTGGCGGGGAATATGCCATTCAGGTAAGCGTGAGCAAGGTTAGCAATGGGAGATGGAACCACGGGGTGTCCCGTGGTTCCACGTGTGGGACGGGTACCAGGTATCAATCGTGGAGCTTCTCGTAGGCCGCATAAAGCGTGTTCTCTTCGCTGCGCAACCGCCTGGAGATAGTTGCGAACAGCCGGCCCAGCGCCTTGGCGAATTCTATGTCGATGACCGCGTCGTCGGCAGCGTATTTCTTGAAGAAGGCCACGGCGTTGCCGGATATCTCATCCATGTCCTTGGCGTAAAAATCGACGGTGCGCTTCAAAGCCTGGTCGGCCTGCGCGGCCTTGTTCAGCACCGGGTAGAGTTGCGCATCCTCCTTGCGCAGATGCGCCAGCAGCGTCGACTGCGCTGCCAGAAGGAGCTTGTGCGCCTCCTTGTTGGTGATGCTGGTATCCTTGACGCGGTTGAGCATATCCTCGATCGCCACGTGATCCCGTTTCAGCTCGTCTATCAACCTTGCCATTTGCCACCTCTCCTGTTGCCGTGATTTGTCCTTCACTTGATCAACCTGATGATCAAAGTATAGGCGGGTGGAGAGGTAAGCGGATTGACGCAGGTCAAGCAATTGAGATATCCGGAAAAATCAGAACGCAAGGAGGCCTATTTTGCCAAGGAGATACTTTTCTTGCCGAAGTATGCGGCGTAGGCGCGGTTGACCCAACCCTGCGGGTCAGAACCGATGAAGTAGAAATAGAGGCTGGCAGGGCGAGTCGTCACGTCTTGCGCAGTACACTGGCTGTCAGCGCATTGAATCACGTGTGATTGTCTTTGTAGCATCTCCCTGCTGTACCGAAGGGAATCGCCACTGACAAGATCTTTGGTCACGGTGACAAAATTCGAGGTTTGCAGGCAGAACAAAAGGGTCAGGAACGCAGCGGCGACCGTGCTGCCCCCTTTAGAGGGGATGTTTTTCAAGAGCGCCAAGGCGGGATCTGCAAGCCTGGCAAAGATGACAGCAGCTGTCATCATCCAGCCGATCAGGAAGAAGAAGTAAACCAGGTTGAGTACACGGTTCTGCGGGTACATCCCGGTGCCCCAGTACGGTATGAAGAACCCCAGTAACCCTACCAGCAATAACGTCCCCGTTGCGTACACCACCTTGATACGGGCAAACGTTGCCCTCAGTTGAGGCCTGCTGGCAACCGCGCAGAAAACGGCAGTGGCCAGTATCAAAGTCATCGGGGAGGTCATCCATACTTCCATGGAAGCAAGTGAAGCTTTGCCTGCGTTCCAGGCGATGGTCCAAATGTCCCGGTGAGTATCGTAATCGCTCTTCATGCGCGCGAAATTGCCGGGTGCGAATACTCCAAGGCAACTTCCCGTGGCGACCGCCACAAATGTCGCGACCTGAAACCCAGTCAGTCTTTTTTTGAGCGCATACTGGCCAGCGATCAAGACCACGCTGATAAGGAACGTGAGAGACAACACGATCTCGTTGGTTCCACCCAGGAAAAGGGACAGCACAAGGACTGCTCCTTTATTCCAGGGATTGTCGTATTTGGCGTCCTGGTCAATCAGCAGTACCAGGGAAAGCCACAGAATTAGCATGGTGGCGGCAACCTGGTA
Protein-coding sequences here:
- a CDS encoding undecaprenyl-diphosphate phosphatase produces the protein MGIFEAIVLGIVEGLSEFLPVSSTGHLILASALLKLQQSETHKVFEVVIQLGAMLAVVEVYRKQLLARPDLLKKVCFAFLPTGTIGFLLYKLVKSLFQPSLVSYMLIAGGVAFIVIEFWMKDRPATTHTLEEISYKQAFSIGLVQCISMVPGVSRSGATIMGGLLCGLDRKDATEFSFLLALPTMLAATCYDVYKNYTVFHMGDWENIAVGFVTSFIFGVIGIKALLKFVTTHTFIPFGIYRIIIGVLFLVFMF
- a CDS encoding NarK family nitrate/nitrite MFS transporter — translated: MSSRVLAVWSPEDAQFWEEQGKATAYRNLWISIPALFLSFAVWMVWSVVVVNLQSIGFAFDADKLFWLAALPGLSGATLRIFYSFMVPIFGGRTWTTISTASLLIPAVGIGFAVRDPNTSYSTMLLLAFLCGLGGGNFASSMSNISFFFPKALKGTALGLNAGLGNLGVSAMQYLVPLVITGGMFGALCGDPQVCVVKGVSTSVWMQNAGFVWVPFIILATLAAWFGMNDISDAKASFKEQSVIFKRKHNWIMCWLYLGTFGSFIGYSAGLPLLIKSQFPTINPMQYAFLGPLVGALFRPVGGWIADKLGGARVTFWNFVAMTAAGFGVLHYLPSQGNPGNFWGFLAMFILLFVTTGIGNGSTFRMIPVIFLTERQRAAGDVRREAQAKAAAEAGKEAAAVLGFCSAFAAYGAFFIPKAFGSSITHTGGPQAALYGFLAFYLSCIVLTWYWYSRKNAEMPC
- a CDS encoding sulfite exporter TauE/SafE family protein; translation: MILELLIPMLLCTLLVAVLYSCVGHGGASGYIAVLALFSVAPEVFKPTALTLNLLVAGIATFSFARAGHFSWRLFWPFAVTSIPFSFLGGYLTLPSHIYRPLVGMVLLLSASRLLMQKNQTPERTTPPATATAMVIGAALGLLSGLTGVGGGIFLSPLLLLCKWGEPREVSAVAALFILVNSGAGLLGHLSGVQAIPSYAPFMAGSALLGGVIGSLLGSRHLPVPTIMRVLSLVLAIAGFKLLLV
- a CDS encoding DUF6056 family protein, with the translated sequence MPISDAKKTVTVLFFTLLILPFVINCFFAYPQTDDFAYSVAARTLGVFKAQYACYMNWSGRFTSTALLSTNPLVYDSLAGYRLVFAFIIAAQVGSLYLLTHAVTRRALAWREKLIFSLALLFAYLDQMDDLRSGLYWMAGVVTYQVAATMLILWLSLVLLIDQDAKYDNPWNKGAVLVLSLFLGGTNEIVLSLTFLISVVLIAGQYALKKRLTGFQVATFVAVATGSCLGVFAPGNFARMKSDYDTHRDIWTIAWNAGKASLASMEVWMTSPMTLILATAVFCAVASRPQLRATFARIKVVYATGTLLLVGLLGFFIPYWGTGMYPQNRVLNLVYFFFLIGWMMTAAVIFARLADPALALLKNIPSKGGSTVAAAFLTLLFCLQTSNFVTVTKDLVSGDSLRYSREMLQRQSHVIQCADSQCTAQDVTTRPASLYFYFIGSDPQGWVNRAYAAYFGKKSISLAK
- a CDS encoding hemerythrin domain-containing protein, which produces MARLIDELKRDHVAIEDMLNRVKDTSITNKEAHKLLLAAQSTLLAHLRKEDAQLYPVLNKAAQADQALKRTVDFYAKDMDEISGNAVAFFKKYAADDAVIDIEFAKALGRLFATISRRLRSEENTLYAAYEKLHD